From Vibrio splendidus, a single genomic window includes:
- the spoT gene encoding bifunctional GTP diphosphokinase/guanosine-3',5'-bis pyrophosphate 3'-pyrophosphohydrolase, with amino-acid sequence MYLFDSLKDVAQEYLTEPQIEALRQSYVVARNAHEGQTRSTGEPYIIHPVAVSRILAEMRLDIETLQAALLHDVIEDTEVTKEELEAQFGNTVAELVDGVSKLDKLKFRDRKEAQAENFRKMVLAMVQDIRVILIKLADRTHNMRTLGALRPDKKRRIARETLEIYSPLAHRLGIHNIKTELEELGFEALYPNRYRVLRNVVKAARGNRKEMIQRIHSEIEGRLEEVGLSARVVGREKNLFSIYNKMKTKEQRFHTIMDIYAFRVVVDTPDTCYRALGQAHSLYKPRPGRMKDYIAVPKANGYQSLHTSMIGPHGVPVEVQIRTEDMEQMADKGVAAHWSYKGSGSRSSNGTTAQVKAQRWMQSLLELQQSAGNSFEFIENVKSDLFPDEIFVFTPKGRIVELPAGATAVDFAYAVHTDVGNMCVGARVDMNPYPLSKSLKNGQTIEIISAPGARPNAAWLNYVVTSRARTKIRQVLKTMRREESITLGRRLLNHALGEHSIADIGQENLEHVLSDLRLESVEDLLASIGLGELMSIVIARRLLGDADELTEVKNNSDAPRKKLAIRGAEGLLLTFANCCHPIPGDHIIAHVSPGRGLVVHRETCPNVRGYQKEPDKYMAVEWSDDYDQEFTAELQIDIQNHQGALAELTNVISKTGSNIHGISTEERDGRLYTVTILLTTKDRVHLASIMKKLRVMPHALKVKRRKN; translated from the coding sequence TTGTATCTATTCGATAGCCTCAAAGACGTTGCCCAAGAATACCTAACAGAGCCTCAAATTGAGGCTCTGCGTCAATCTTATGTGGTAGCGAGAAATGCCCATGAAGGGCAAACCCGTTCAACGGGTGAACCATACATAATCCATCCTGTTGCTGTTTCAAGAATCCTGGCAGAAATGCGTCTGGATATAGAAACCCTGCAAGCCGCCCTACTCCACGATGTAATTGAAGATACTGAAGTTACAAAAGAGGAGCTAGAAGCTCAATTCGGCAATACCGTTGCTGAACTGGTTGATGGTGTATCTAAGCTGGATAAGCTTAAATTTCGTGATCGCAAAGAAGCGCAAGCAGAGAACTTCCGTAAGATGGTTCTCGCCATGGTGCAAGACATCCGCGTTATCTTGATCAAATTAGCTGACCGTACTCACAACATGCGTACGCTTGGGGCACTTCGTCCTGACAAAAAGCGTCGTATTGCTCGTGAAACTTTAGAGATCTATTCTCCGCTAGCTCACCGTCTTGGTATTCATAACATCAAGACCGAACTAGAAGAGTTGGGCTTCGAAGCCCTCTACCCTAACCGTTATCGCGTACTCAGAAATGTAGTGAAAGCTGCGCGTGGTAACCGTAAGGAAATGATCCAACGTATCCATAGCGAAATTGAAGGCCGTCTTGAAGAAGTCGGTTTGTCTGCTCGCGTCGTAGGTCGTGAAAAGAACTTGTTCTCCATCTATAACAAGATGAAAACCAAAGAGCAGCGCTTTCACACCATTATGGACATCTACGCTTTCCGCGTAGTGGTTGATACCCCAGATACTTGTTATCGCGCACTTGGCCAGGCTCACAGCTTGTACAAGCCACGTCCGGGCCGCATGAAAGATTACATTGCGGTACCAAAAGCCAACGGCTACCAATCTCTTCATACGTCAATGATCGGCCCTCACGGGGTACCTGTAGAGGTTCAGATCCGTACCGAAGATATGGAGCAAATGGCCGACAAAGGTGTCGCGGCACACTGGTCTTATAAAGGCAGTGGCTCACGCAGTAGTAATGGGACAACCGCACAGGTTAAAGCACAGCGTTGGATGCAGAGCTTACTTGAGCTTCAACAAAGCGCAGGTAACTCATTCGAATTCATTGAAAACGTTAAATCTGATCTGTTCCCAGATGAGATCTTCGTGTTCACGCCGAAAGGTCGCATCGTCGAACTTCCTGCGGGTGCAACAGCGGTCGATTTTGCTTACGCGGTACATACCGATGTCGGCAACATGTGTGTAGGGGCTCGTGTCGACATGAACCCTTACCCACTCAGCAAATCGCTGAAGAACGGTCAAACCATTGAGATCATCAGTGCTCCGGGCGCACGTCCGAATGCAGCATGGCTCAACTACGTGGTGACCTCTCGTGCTCGTACTAAGATCCGTCAGGTTCTGAAGACAATGCGCCGTGAAGAGTCGATTACCCTAGGCCGTCGTCTACTGAATCACGCACTTGGTGAACACTCTATTGCCGATATTGGCCAAGAGAACCTTGAGCATGTATTGTCTGACTTACGTCTAGAAAGCGTTGAAGACTTGCTAGCATCGATTGGTCTTGGCGAGCTGATGAGTATCGTCATTGCTCGTCGCCTACTGGGTGATGCTGACGAACTGACTGAAGTGAAAAACAACAGCGATGCGCCTAGGAAGAAACTAGCTATCCGCGGAGCTGAAGGTCTACTACTGACTTTTGCAAATTGTTGTCACCCGATCCCAGGCGATCACATCATTGCTCATGTATCTCCAGGTCGTGGCCTTGTGGTTCACCGCGAAACGTGTCCAAACGTCCGTGGCTACCAAAAAGAACCAGACAAATACATGGCGGTGGAATGGTCTGACGATTACGATCAAGAGTTCACAGCTGAACTTCAGATCGACATCCAAAACCACCAAGGTGCACTGGCAGAGTTAACGAACGTTATCTCGAAAACGGGCTCAAACATTCACGGTATTTCAACCGAAGAACGTGATGGACGCCTGTACACAGTGACTATCTTGCTGACGACCAAAGATCGTGTTCATCTTGCAAGTATTATGAAAAAGCTACGTGTGATGCCACACGCGCTGAAAGTAAAACGTCGTAAGAACTAG
- the envZ gene encoding two-component system sensor histidine kinase EnvZ codes for MRIRSSFTQSIVLFLTLLVASQIFSYYAVFNYALMPSLQQFNKILAHELNLVLDQGTDMDIEIDAPLRQRVLEQLGVTVHAKDSEAAGEYYHAVAIDLMSEEMTKELGSETEVRLILGKESYVLWMDIAQLPNSLIRIPLSELQEEDFAPLFRNSLIMAMLIVAGGWLFIRLQNRPLIALEKAAQGVGRGDIPPPLPVQGAQEIRSVTRAFNQMSKGIQELEEDRALLMAGISHDLRTPLTRIRLATEMMSPEDSYLAEGIISDTEECNEIISQFMDYLKPVDRDSFQEVFVDDIAREVSSSEGGYEVQIETDIPDSMKPALGNPIAMKRAVSNLVVNALRYGNGWVKVSTGMTADNKLAWVTVEDNGPGIPQDQVGKLFEPFTRGDTARGSEGTGLGLAIVKRIVSQHQGAVVVNNRSEGGLKAQISFPVKP; via the coding sequence ATGCGCATACGTAGCTCCTTTACTCAGTCGATAGTACTCTTCTTAACCCTGTTGGTCGCTAGCCAAATCTTTTCTTATTACGCGGTGTTTAACTATGCATTGATGCCGAGTTTGCAGCAGTTTAATAAGATCTTGGCTCATGAGTTAAACCTTGTGTTGGACCAAGGCACTGACATGGATATCGAGATTGATGCGCCACTACGTCAACGTGTGCTTGAGCAGTTAGGAGTGACGGTTCACGCCAAGGACAGCGAAGCCGCGGGTGAGTATTACCATGCGGTAGCAATCGACCTGATGAGTGAGGAGATGACCAAAGAGTTGGGCTCTGAAACCGAAGTACGGCTGATTCTAGGCAAAGAGAGCTACGTGTTGTGGATGGACATCGCACAGCTGCCTAACTCCTTGATTCGTATTCCTCTGTCTGAGCTACAAGAAGAAGACTTTGCGCCTCTTTTCCGTAACAGCCTGATCATGGCGATGTTGATTGTCGCGGGTGGCTGGCTGTTCATTCGCTTGCAAAACCGGCCTTTGATAGCGCTAGAGAAAGCCGCCCAAGGTGTGGGGCGTGGTGATATTCCACCACCGCTACCAGTACAAGGTGCGCAAGAGATCCGCTCGGTAACTCGAGCCTTTAATCAGATGTCGAAAGGTATCCAAGAACTCGAAGAAGACCGCGCTTTGTTGATGGCAGGTATCAGTCATGATTTACGTACTCCGTTAACGCGTATTCGCTTAGCGACCGAGATGATGTCGCCAGAAGATAGCTATTTAGCGGAAGGGATCATCAGTGATACCGAAGAGTGTAATGAGATCATCAGCCAGTTTATGGATTACCTAAAGCCCGTTGATCGAGATTCATTCCAAGAGGTATTTGTCGATGATATTGCCCGAGAAGTTTCTAGCTCTGAAGGTGGCTACGAGGTACAAATTGAAACCGATATACCAGATTCGATGAAGCCTGCACTAGGGAACCCGATCGCGATGAAGCGTGCCGTGAGTAACTTGGTGGTGAATGCGCTGCGCTATGGCAATGGTTGGGTCAAGGTATCGACTGGCATGACGGCCGATAATAAACTGGCTTGGGTGACCGTTGAAGATAATGGCCCGGGGATCCCGCAAGACCAAGTCGGTAAGTTGTTTGAACCGTTCACGCGTGGTGACACCGCTCGTGGCAGTGAAGGGACAGGTTTAGGCTTAGCGATTGTGAAACGTATTGTCAGCCAGCACCAAGGTGCCGTGGTGGTTAATAACCGCAGTGAAGGTGGCTTAAAAGCGCAGATCAGTTTTCCTGTGAAGCCTTAA
- the rpoZ gene encoding DNA-directed RNA polymerase subunit omega has protein sequence MARVTVQDAVEKVGNRFDLVLISARRARQMQTGGKDSLVPEENDKPTVIALREIEEGLITKDVLDARERQEQQEQEAAELAAVSSIAHTR, from the coding sequence ATGGCACGCGTAACTGTTCAAGACGCTGTTGAAAAAGTTGGCAACCGTTTCGACCTAGTTCTTATTTCGGCTCGCCGCGCACGTCAAATGCAAACTGGCGGCAAAGATTCACTAGTGCCTGAAGAAAACGATAAGCCGACGGTTATCGCTCTTCGCGAAATCGAAGAAGGTCTTATCACTAAAGACGTACTAGATGCTCGTGAGCGTCAAGAGCAACAAGAGCAAGAAGCGGCTGAACTTGCAGCAGTAAGCAGCATCGCTCACACTCGCTGA
- a CDS encoding outer membrane protein yields the protein MKKAVILLAAFSAFASAQEQAVEKDVSGFYLGGGFGTTTYDDDAAFSTLETKYSTVKLIGGYQFNRIVGVETQFTKYSNITAPGLSGYAIETAGISIAANLGYTFDSGWRPFGTIGLTQLSFDIDDYGSKDETALRLGAGVEYTPASLENLNFRVAYEVDTFSVDTGHWLYNDVTVQLGSFYAGATYKF from the coding sequence ATGAAAAAAGCAGTGATCCTTCTGGCAGCATTTTCTGCCTTTGCCAGTGCCCAAGAGCAAGCAGTTGAGAAAGACGTATCTGGCTTTTACCTAGGTGGTGGTTTTGGTACCACAACTTACGATGACGATGCCGCGTTTTCTACACTAGAAACAAAATACTCAACGGTTAAGTTGATTGGTGGCTATCAATTTAACCGCATTGTTGGCGTTGAAACACAATTCACCAAATACAGTAATATAACAGCACCAGGCTTGTCAGGTTATGCTATCGAGACAGCAGGCATATCTATTGCTGCAAACCTTGGCTATACCTTTGATAGCGGTTGGCGTCCATTTGGTACCATAGGTCTAACGCAGCTTTCATTTGATATTGATGACTATGGTAGCAAAGATGAAACAGCATTGCGTCTGGGCGCAGGTGTAGAATACACACCAGCAAGCCTTGAGAACCTAAACTTCCGTGTGGCTTACGAAGTTGATACCTTCAGCGTTGATACTGGCCACTGGTTATACAATGATGTGACCGTCCAACTTGGTAGCTTCTACGCTGGCGCAACGTACAAATTCTAA
- the recG gene encoding ATP-dependent DNA helicase RecG, whose product MSQLLSAIPLNSLSGVGAKVAEKLEKVGLNNVQDLLFHLPLRYEDRTRIYPIVKLHAGLWAAVQGKVMHVDTIFGKRKMLAVKISDGNGTITLRFFNFTAGMKNNFVEGKQVHAYGEIKRGNMGLEIVHPDYKFFAPRQQPDVEANLTPVYPTTEGLRQVTLRNLTDQALELIDKAAVNELLPSGLYDHQITLAQALHTIHRPPPGIDLELFDEGKHPAQLRLIMEELLAQNLSMLSVRSKGQQDKAMPFPQVNTLKDKLLAQLPFSPTNAQVRVTKEIEADLEKPHPMMRLVQGDVGSGKTLVAALAAVRALEHGQQVALMAPTELLAEQHAINFANWFEAMGIPVGWLAGKLKGKARETELKRIASGEAQMVVGTHALFQEHVEFKNLGLVIIDEQHRFGVHQRLELREKGAKQGYYPHQLVMTATPIPRTLAMTAYADLETSIIDELPPGRTPIQTVAIPDTKRDDIVERVKNACLNEGKQAYWVCTLIDESEVLEAQAAADTAEELQRKLPDVKIGLVHGRMKPAEKQAVMRDFKENKLHLLVATTVIEVGVDVPNSSLMIIENPERLGLAQLHQLRGRVGRGSVASHCVLLYHSPLSKTAQKRLGVLRESNDGFVIAQRDLEIRGPGELLGTKQTGLADFKIADLIRDQRLIPEVQRIARHIHDSYPDNAKAIINRWLGERDVYSKA is encoded by the coding sequence ATGTCACAGCTTTTATCTGCTATCCCTCTCAACTCTTTATCTGGAGTCGGCGCTAAAGTCGCAGAGAAACTAGAGAAGGTTGGGCTTAACAATGTACAAGACCTGCTGTTTCACCTGCCTTTGCGCTATGAAGATCGAACGCGTATCTATCCCATCGTAAAACTGCATGCAGGTTTATGGGCAGCAGTGCAAGGCAAGGTCATGCATGTCGATACCATTTTCGGTAAACGTAAGATGTTGGCGGTAAAGATCAGCGATGGTAACGGCACCATTACCCTACGCTTTTTCAACTTTACTGCAGGAATGAAGAATAACTTTGTCGAAGGCAAACAAGTGCATGCCTACGGTGAGATCAAGCGCGGTAACATGGGGCTGGAGATTGTCCATCCCGACTACAAATTCTTTGCGCCTAGGCAACAGCCAGATGTTGAAGCCAATCTGACTCCAGTGTATCCAACCACGGAGGGGCTAAGACAAGTCACGCTGCGTAACCTCACCGACCAAGCATTAGAACTGATCGATAAAGCCGCGGTGAATGAGCTGCTACCATCAGGTTTATACGATCACCAAATTACCCTCGCGCAAGCACTGCATACCATTCACAGGCCACCTCCAGGCATTGACCTAGAGTTGTTTGATGAAGGTAAACACCCTGCGCAGCTACGCCTGATTATGGAAGAGCTACTGGCTCAGAACTTATCGATGCTGTCTGTTCGTAGCAAAGGACAGCAAGACAAAGCGATGCCTTTCCCTCAGGTAAACACCCTCAAAGATAAGTTGTTAGCTCAACTTCCGTTTTCACCAACCAATGCTCAAGTAAGGGTGACTAAAGAGATCGAAGCCGACCTTGAAAAGCCACACCCTATGATGCGTTTAGTACAGGGTGATGTAGGTTCAGGTAAAACCTTAGTCGCCGCACTGGCAGCCGTTCGCGCACTCGAACATGGTCAGCAAGTGGCACTGATGGCACCAACCGAGCTATTGGCAGAACAGCACGCGATTAACTTTGCCAATTGGTTTGAGGCGATGGGCATTCCAGTCGGTTGGCTGGCAGGTAAACTCAAAGGTAAGGCTCGTGAAACTGAACTAAAACGTATTGCCAGTGGTGAAGCGCAGATGGTGGTCGGTACTCATGCCCTATTCCAAGAGCATGTCGAGTTCAAAAACCTTGGTCTCGTGATCATTGATGAACAGCACCGATTTGGCGTCCACCAGCGATTAGAGCTACGTGAGAAAGGCGCAAAGCAAGGCTACTACCCCCATCAGTTAGTCATGACCGCCACCCCAATCCCACGAACGTTAGCAATGACGGCCTATGCCGACCTTGAAACTTCTATTATTGATGAACTGCCACCAGGGCGAACACCAATTCAAACCGTGGCGATTCCTGATACCAAGCGCGATGACATTGTTGAGCGCGTGAAAAATGCGTGTCTCAATGAAGGCAAACAAGCCTACTGGGTGTGTACGTTGATTGATGAATCGGAAGTACTGGAAGCTCAAGCTGCAGCTGATACCGCCGAAGAGCTGCAACGCAAACTGCCTGACGTAAAAATTGGTTTAGTGCACGGTCGAATGAAACCCGCCGAGAAACAAGCGGTGATGCGAGACTTCAAAGAGAACAAGCTGCACCTGTTGGTCGCTACAACCGTCATCGAAGTAGGTGTGGATGTACCGAACTCGAGCTTAATGATCATCGAGAACCCAGAGCGCCTTGGCCTAGCACAACTGCACCAACTGCGTGGCCGTGTTGGCCGTGGTTCAGTCGCAAGCCATTGTGTACTGCTGTATCACTCGCCACTGTCTAAAACCGCTCAGAAGCGCTTAGGTGTGCTTCGTGAAAGTAACGATGGCTTTGTGATTGCACAGCGCGACTTAGAAATCCGTGGCCCCGGTGAATTGCTCGGTACCAAACAAACTGGCTTGGCCGACTTTAAGATCGCTGATCTAATTCGTGACCAACGTTTAATCCCAGAAGTGCAACGTATTGCTCGTCATATTCACGATAGCTACCCAGACAATGCCAAGGCGATCATCAACCGTTGGTTGGGTGAACGCGATGTTTACTCTAAAGCTTAA
- the gmk gene encoding guanylate kinase, producing MGIGTLYIVSAPSGAGKSSLISAMLETNPTYAMKVSVSHTTRGMRPGEENGVHYHFVEKHHFEDLIKKSEFLEYAEVFGNYYGTSRVWIEENLNRGIDVFLDIDWQGARQIREQMPQAKSVFILPPSNGELERRLNVRGQDSDEVIAKRMSEAKSEISHYAEYDYVIVNDDFDAALMDFRAIIRAERLKEDKQAAKYSGMLTALLAE from the coding sequence ATGGGCATAGGTACTCTTTACATCGTATCTGCACCTAGTGGCGCAGGTAAATCGAGCTTGATCTCAGCAATGCTGGAAACCAATCCAACCTACGCAATGAAGGTATCTGTTTCACACACCACTCGCGGTATGCGCCCTGGTGAAGAAAATGGTGTTCACTACCACTTTGTAGAGAAACATCACTTTGAAGATCTCATCAAGAAGAGTGAGTTCCTAGAGTATGCTGAAGTATTCGGCAACTACTACGGTACGTCACGTGTTTGGATTGAAGAAAACCTAAACCGCGGTATCGATGTATTCCTAGATATCGACTGGCAAGGTGCTCGTCAGATCCGTGAACAAATGCCTCAAGCGAAGAGTGTCTTCATTCTTCCACCATCAAATGGTGAGCTAGAGCGTCGTTTAAATGTTCGCGGTCAAGATAGCGACGAAGTTATTGCGAAACGCATGAGCGAAGCAAAATCAGAGATTTCTCACTATGCAGAATACGATTATGTGATCGTGAATGATGACTTTGATGCAGCCTTAATGGACTTCAGAGCAATCATTCGTGCGGAACGCTTAAAAGAAGATAAGCAAGCAGCTAAATACAGCGGCATGCTTACAGCACTACTAGCGGAATAA
- a CDS encoding NCS2 family permease yields the protein MNTDSTLKAQKTSGSLDTMFKLSERKTTISTELYAGFITFLAMSYILAVNPAILGGIPGMDKGAVFTATALSAAIATLIMGIWGNYPVMLAPGMSMNGFFKGLLLSGSVAVLWNEALFGIFLSGILYLAFSLTNIRKSMIESIPEDLKLAITVSLGLFIAFLGLKNAGIIVSNPFVLVGLGDISDPQVVIAYVSIFIALGCMVRDIKLATFISFVSAIALTILADVFLGTSNAPIPDQFVSMPPSMAGSFGAIFDFSAFTPEKMFDLLFIVLIFLIVDFFDGLSTIVGVGRDAGIIDKDGKVPNAKSALVADAGGTVIGSILGTTSITAFSESGIASSQGAKTGLAAVMVAGLFLVSLFLYPIFSIFSAAMVAPAMVVVGIYMVGRLGQINWEKKESRIAAFFTIMFTVLSFSPANGMAMGFISYAFTMVVAGKRKEVHPLIYGLCVVFLTYLILL from the coding sequence GTGAATACCGACTCCACCCTGAAAGCCCAGAAAACATCTGGTTCGCTTGACACCATGTTCAAACTCTCAGAGAGAAAGACCACGATCAGCACTGAGCTATACGCAGGTTTTATTACCTTTCTAGCGATGAGTTATATCTTGGCGGTTAACCCAGCAATTTTGGGTGGTATCCCGGGGATGGACAAAGGGGCTGTATTTACGGCTACCGCTCTTTCTGCTGCTATCGCAACGCTTATCATGGGCATTTGGGGTAACTACCCAGTGATGCTGGCGCCAGGTATGAGCATGAACGGCTTCTTCAAAGGCTTACTGTTAAGTGGTTCAGTCGCTGTACTTTGGAATGAAGCGCTATTTGGCATCTTCCTATCGGGTATCCTTTATCTCGCTTTCTCATTGACCAATATTCGTAAGTCGATGATTGAATCGATTCCTGAAGATTTGAAGTTGGCGATTACCGTATCTCTCGGCTTATTCATTGCTTTCTTAGGACTTAAGAATGCAGGCATCATCGTGTCTAACCCGTTTGTACTGGTTGGCTTAGGTGACATCTCAGACCCACAAGTGGTTATCGCTTATGTGAGCATCTTCATCGCTCTGGGCTGTATGGTTCGTGACATTAAGCTGGCAACGTTTATCTCGTTTGTTTCAGCGATTGCATTGACGATTTTGGCTGATGTGTTCTTAGGTACATCAAACGCACCAATCCCAGATCAATTCGTTTCTATGCCACCAAGTATGGCGGGCAGCTTCGGTGCGATCTTTGATTTCTCAGCTTTCACCCCTGAGAAAATGTTCGACCTATTGTTCATCGTCCTTATCTTCCTGATTGTCGATTTCTTCGATGGCTTAAGCACGATTGTTGGTGTTGGTCGTGATGCGGGTATCATCGACAAAGATGGCAAGGTACCAAATGCGAAATCGGCTTTAGTTGCTGATGCGGGCGGAACAGTGATTGGTTCGATTCTTGGTACCACATCGATCACTGCTTTCTCTGAATCGGGTATTGCCTCTTCTCAAGGTGCGAAAACAGGTTTAGCGGCAGTCATGGTGGCTGGCTTATTCCTAGTGTCTCTATTCCTATACCCAATCTTCTCTATCTTCTCAGCGGCAATGGTCGCGCCTGCGATGGTAGTGGTAGGCATCTACATGGTGGGTCGCCTTGGTCAGATTAACTGGGAAAAGAAAGAGTCACGCATTGCGGCTTTCTTCACCATCATGTTTACAGTGCTAAGCTTCTCACCAGCAAACGGCATGGCGATGGGCTTCATCAGCTACGCATTTACTATGGTTGTGGCAGGTAAGCGCAAAGAAGTACACCCACTTATCTACGGCCTGTGTGTGGTGTTCTTAACTTACCTGATTCTTCTATAA
- a CDS encoding winged helix-turn-helix domain-containing protein, with translation MHRVCFSNLILDPTTLTLSNADGECIQLRPLPYAVLSLLLENQGAHVTRERLFETCWGGALVTDQAITNVISGLRKNFEQLGARDVTLKTVSKIGYVLNIHSGKEPIKKIGNRAIRVSQEQEIVLEEVSLKPAPTLKMNMYSWHGFVTVLLLACLVFVFFTKPFIRKPQFLQPSEYQHFQIGVTDFYLYDSAYLISDGRLLAYELATQSFPTCHADMYLRIAESAYDDDVYMIKTFAFAKHGSKNASYVNHSVSIDDLSETVVKAIRRARSICG, from the coding sequence ATGCATAGAGTCTGTTTTTCCAATTTGATTCTCGATCCAACGACTCTAACTTTATCGAATGCCGATGGTGAATGTATTCAATTACGCCCGCTTCCATATGCAGTGTTGAGCTTGTTACTTGAAAACCAGGGTGCTCACGTTACTCGTGAACGACTATTTGAAACGTGTTGGGGGGGCGCATTAGTCACTGACCAAGCGATAACTAATGTCATTTCAGGTTTAAGGAAAAACTTCGAGCAGTTGGGCGCGCGCGATGTCACCTTGAAAACAGTCAGCAAAATTGGCTACGTTCTGAACATTCACAGTGGCAAAGAGCCGATTAAGAAAATAGGAAACCGAGCAATTCGGGTTAGCCAAGAGCAAGAAATCGTTTTAGAAGAGGTGAGCCTTAAGCCTGCCCCTACCTTGAAAATGAACATGTATTCTTGGCATGGGTTTGTAACGGTATTGCTGCTAGCCTGTTTGGTGTTCGTTTTTTTTACTAAGCCTTTTATCCGAAAGCCACAGTTTCTCCAGCCTAGTGAGTATCAACATTTTCAGATTGGCGTGACCGATTTTTATCTTTATGACAGTGCTTATTTAATAAGTGACGGTCGACTGCTCGCATATGAATTAGCGACTCAATCGTTTCCAACCTGTCATGCGGATATGTATCTGCGAATCGCAGAGTCTGCTTATGACGACGACGTTTATATGATTAAAACTTTTGCTTTTGCGAAACACGGCAGTAAGAACGCAAGCTACGTGAATCATTCGGTGAGTATTGATGATTTATCAGAGACGGTGGTGAAAGCAATTAGGAGGGCTCGATCAATATGCGGATAA
- the greB gene encoding transcription elongation factor GreB, with amino-acid sequence MKTKLITREGYNKLKAEHDHLWHEKRPEITKIVTWAASLGDRSENADYTFNKRLLRQIDRRVRFLRKFLPDVTIVDYSPQQEGKVFFGAWVEIENDDGEIKKFRIVGPEEIYGDAKGYISIDSPMARALLKKEVDDEFTVTTPEGDKEWFINSIRYADDA; translated from the coding sequence ATGAAAACCAAACTTATCACCCGCGAAGGTTATAACAAGCTCAAAGCAGAACATGACCACTTATGGCACGAGAAGCGTCCAGAAATAACCAAAATAGTCACTTGGGCTGCAAGCCTTGGAGATCGATCAGAAAACGCAGATTACACCTTCAATAAGCGTTTGCTTCGTCAGATTGATCGCCGAGTCCGTTTCTTAAGAAAATTCCTACCTGATGTGACTATCGTTGATTACTCACCGCAACAAGAAGGTAAGGTATTTTTCGGTGCTTGGGTGGAAATTGAGAATGATGATGGGGAAATTAAGAAGTTTCGTATTGTCGGCCCTGAAGAGATCTACGGTGATGCGAAAGGTTATATCTCTATCGACTCGCCAATGGCTAGAGCTCTGCTCAAGAAAGAAGTGGATGATGAGTTTACGGTAACCACACCAGAAGGCGATAAAGAGTGGTTCATTAACTCGATTCGCTACGCAGACGACGCGTAA
- the ompR gene encoding two-component system response regulator OmpR produces the protein MQENYKILVVDDDARLRALLERYLSEQGFQVRSVANSEQMDRLLTRENFHLMVLDLMLPGEDGLSICRRLRNANNSLPILMLTAKGDEVDRIVGLEVGADDYLPKPFNPRELLARIKAVMRRQVIEAPGAPSTEESVVEFGEFRLNLGTREMFRGEEPMPLTSGEFAVLKSLVTNAREPMSRDKLMNMARGREYSAMERSIDVQISRLRRLVEEDPSKPRYIQTVWGLGYVFVPDGKAV, from the coding sequence ATGCAAGAAAACTACAAAATTTTAGTGGTCGATGACGATGCTCGTTTACGTGCACTGTTAGAACGCTATCTGTCAGAGCAAGGCTTTCAAGTGCGTAGCGTGGCAAACAGTGAGCAGATGGACCGCCTGTTAACCCGTGAAAATTTTCACTTGATGGTATTGGATTTAATGTTGCCGGGCGAAGACGGCCTATCGATCTGTCGCCGCCTAAGAAACGCAAACAACTCGCTACCAATCCTGATGCTGACCGCAAAGGGTGATGAAGTGGATCGCATTGTGGGTTTGGAAGTGGGTGCTGATGATTACCTGCCAAAACCATTTAACCCACGTGAACTGCTTGCTCGTATCAAAGCGGTAATGCGTCGCCAAGTAATTGAAGCACCGGGCGCGCCAAGCACAGAAGAGTCTGTGGTTGAGTTTGGTGAGTTCCGCTTGAACCTAGGTACACGTGAAATGTTCCGCGGTGAAGAGCCAATGCCTCTTACCTCAGGTGAATTTGCGGTTCTTAAGTCGCTAGTGACTAACGCTCGTGAGCCAATGTCTCGCGATAAGCTGATGAACATGGCACGTGGCCGTGAGTATTCAGCGATGGAACGTTCTATCGATGTTCAGATTTCACGTCTGCGTCGTCTAGTTGAAGAAGATCCAAGTAAACCTCGTTATATCCAAACGGTGTGGGGCTTGGGTTACGTATTCGTTCCAGATGGCAAAGCAGTCTAA